The region AACTGACTGAAAGTTGAATTGACAACACAGTACTGATGGGCCACCTGCCGGGTAGGACCCAGACAAAGTTCTGTTACGCTGGAATTCATGtgtttttttcatccattcttgACAAGAAGGGTGCCTTGGGGTTCCTAATGGCATGAGAGCAATCATTGTGGCCCACACGGCAACTGGATAAACTATAAAAGACGGTTCTGAGTAGGCTCTTGTTCAGCCCAACTTGTCAAGTGCTTTGGTGCTTCCAAATGCCTTCAGTCACTTCATAGACCCCCGATGTCAACCGTAAAATAGCTTAAACCACTTTACAAATGAAAGTGGCTCAAAGATTAGGCAGCTTACTCACGGTCATAGAAGTATCAAGATACCCTATGAGGGACCCTAGAATTCTAAGCAGTTGGCCTAATGTGCTTTCCATACACAGTCCCACAAAATGAGGCTAGGTAATACTGGGACAGAAAGGGATAACAGGTAAAGCAAGAatatgagaaggaagaaaggagacagaattGTGGGAGCCAATAAATTAGGTGCTAGCAGCATGAGACTGAATGCCTTAAGAGGACTGAGTGTGTTGGAGAAGAGCCCCTTgttctagttttcttttcagcTAACCCATTTGCAATGAGAATTTCATTCCTCATCAAAAGATGTATAGGAATCtggataaaatattattttgacaaCAAAAGggagcagaagaggaaaaaaaaagtctaattccAGAAGAGCTTTGCTCCAGTCTTGCTGGTGGGCTTTCAGGGCAGACAGGAGGAAACACTGTCCTCACCACCAGTGACAGGTAATTGAAGCAAATGTAGCAGCCTGTTTatgttaaagtaaaaaaacattaaaaaaattaaatgtgacgATGTTTAAATGTCACACTGCTGATGGTATAGATCGGTACAACCCTTTAGAAGCATAATCAATAAGGACCCGTTGACCTAGTAATCTCAAACTTCAGCACTTAATGAAATActatgacagaaaaaaaagtcCATCCATACAAAGAGGTTCATTTTAGTATGATCCATTTGGCAACAAactaaatttcaaatataaataaagctgGAAAGAACACATATTCTAAGGCTTCCCCATGTGAAATACATATGAATGTGGACAAAGTCTAGATGGTAACagttaaaaatgaacaaaattgagCTAAAAGACAGGATGAGAACAGATTTCTCATTCTAACATTTTTGTTATATTGTGTACTGAAGAGACAAAAAGGCCTAATTCTCTCCAGGCTCTATGAATAGCCTAACATGCAAAATAGTACCAGTTGTTATGAAAAGTATACTCACCTGCTTTCCGTCCACTTCAATATCTGCCACATAGTTCTCAAACACCGTAGGTACATACACCTCTGGGAACTGGTCCTTGCTAAAGACAATGAGCAAGCAAGTCTTGCCACAGGCTCCATCTCCAACAATCACCAGTTTCTTCCGGATGGCAGCCATTGCTGAAACACAAGACAAAAGTGTTGTCTAGAATGCACAAGAAGCTGTAATAGTTTCAGTCTATGGCACACACTTTTCTGACCATGGAGCACAAGCCTCTAGTAGCacaccaaaatataaaatgctagTACATCTTTCCACTTGGCACCAAAAAGTCATACCAAAAACCCAtaactagggggcttccctggtggcgcagtggttgagaatctgcctgccaatgcaggggacacgggttcaagccctggtctgggaggatcccacatgccgcagagcaactgggcctgtgagccacaacttctgagcctgcgtgtctggagcctgtgttctgcaacaagagaggccgcgatagtgagaggccggcgcactgtgatgaaaagtggcccccgcttgccccaactagagaaagcccttgcacagaaacaaagacccaacacagccaaaaataaataaataaattaattaaaataataataactagaaAATACATTGTAAAAGACTGCTTCCAATGTTTCAATTagatgctttaaatatattaagacaTTTAATCTCCTTAACAATCCTTTGAGATACTTGCTTTtctcccattatacagatgagataCCACTGTACCTAAAATTTAGTAACTGTTTTTAAGAAACTTTGTATATTCTATTAAGCAGCCCAAGTATTCAAATTCTTTTAGTTGAATCCCAATGAcaagtccagagcctgtgctccgcaacgggagaggccacaacagtgagaggctcgcgtaccgcaaaaacaaacaaacaagcaaacaaacaacccataactaacattatacttaatgatgaacatattgaaagcttttccccaacatcaggaacaagacaaggaagtccactcttgccacttctaagGAGGTTctatccactcttgccacttctaagGAGGTTCTAGCAATTAGGCAAAAGACAACataaaagacatccagattggaaaagaagaagtaaaattatcttaatttgcagatgacataatcttatatatgggaaatcctaaggaatccactaaaaaactattagaactaataaattcagcaaggttgcaggatacaagatcaacatacaaaaatcaattgtatttctattccCTAGcaatgaacaaactgaaaatgaaattaagaaaacaatttcacttacaatagcatcaaaaagaacaagatAGGAAGAAATTTAACAAAGAAGTACAAAACATACtcttgaaaacttaaaaaaacaatgttgagagaaattaaagatctaaataaatggaaagacattcatGTTTATGGACtaaaagacaatattgttaaatgGCAATATCCTCCAAAttcatctacagattcaacacaatccctatcaaaatcccagctggcttctttgcagaaattgacaactGATCAGAATATGTACAAGGAAATTCAATGGACCCAGAATGGCCAAAACAATCATAAAAATGAAGAGCAAAGTTGCAGGacttacacttcctgatttcaaaacttactataaaggtacagtaatgaagacagtgttGCAGtgtcataaagacagacatataggtcTTTGTGCATGTGCGGGGTGAAACAGGAAGGTGAAGATGGCAGCAGCCAGGGCGGGGGTCCTGGGAGTCCGATGGCTGCAAAGGGCAGCCCGAAACATGGTGCCGATGGGTGCACGGACAGGTATGGTGACTACCTGAAGCTCCCTGACCACTCACAGCAGGAGAGGGATCCATGGTATGACTGGGACCACCCAGACCTGCAGTTGAACTGGGGTGAACCGACGTACTGGGACCTAGACATGTATATCAGGAACCGCGTGGACATGTCCCCCACTCCTGTTTCTTGGAATCTTATGTGTAAGCACCTCTTTGGCTTCGTGGCCTTCATGCTGTTCATATTTTGGGTAAGGGAGACTTACCCCACTTACCAGCCTGTGGGGCCAAAGCAGTATACTTACAACAATCTGTATCTGGAACGTGGTGGCAATCCCAACAAAGAACCTGAGGCGGTGTTTAACTATGAGATCTGAGGAGGCTTCGTGGGCTTTGTGCCCCCTAACTGACTCCTTTAATCCTAGAGATTTTACCTTAATGAAATCCTTAATAAAACTTAGTGCtgtcgtaaaaaaaaaaaaaaaaaaaaacatgtatagaTCAATAGAGTAGAAGTGAGAATACAGAAATAATCCCTCACCTTAGGGTCAAACAGTTTTCAACGAGGATGCCAAGACAATCCAATAGAGGAAaaacagccttttcaacaaatggtgctgaggcAACTGAATAGATatatacaaaagaaggaaattagaaatctacctcacatcatatacaaaattaactcaagatggattatagacccaaatgtaagagctaaaaccacaaaagacattttttaattaaccagcaacaacaacaaaaaacgcagtaggggggggcttccctggtggtgcagtggttgagtccgcctgccgatgcaggggacacgggttcgtgccccagtctgggaagatcccacatgccgcggagcggctgggcccgtgagccatggccgctgagcctgcgctccgcaacgggagaggtcacaacagtgagaggcccgcgtactgcaaacaaacaaacaaacaaacaaaacacagtagggcttccctgggggtgcagtggttaagaacctgcctgccaatgcaggacacacgggttcaagccctggtccgggaagatcccagatgccgcagagcaagtaagcttgtgtgccacaactactgagcctgcgctctagagcccacgagccacaactactgagccggtgtgccaactactgaagcccgtgcgcctagagcccacctgtgctctgcagcaaagagaagccaccgcaatgagaagcctatgcaccgcaacgaagagtagcccccgctcacctcaaccagagaaagcctgcgtgcagcaagacccaatgcagattaaaaaaaaaaaaagaaagaaaaaaacgcagtaaaatatacataaaatctaCTACTTAAACAAATCTTAAGTAATAACTTTGGTGGCATTACTTACATTcaacactgttgtgcaaccatcaccaccatccatttccagaacttttttcaccTTCCAAAACCTAAGTTCTatattcattaaacaataactccccatttcccctacctcccctctggcaaccaccattctactttctgcctctatgaattttaCTACTCCAGCTACCtcttgtaagtggaatcataacagtatttgtccttttgtgacaggcttatttcactaagcataatgtcttCGAGGTTTCTTCActttgtagcatgtgtcagaatttcctttaagactgaataagattccattgtatcaatatgtatataccacatcttatttattcattcatctgctgacacttgggttgcttccaccttttggttattgtgaataatataTTTATCACAATATACTGTGGAtagtatattcacaaatataTCCATCACCAGgaaccaaagaaaaaagataaattagacttcataaaaatttttaaaacttttgtggtTAAAGAGATAgcatcaagaaaatgagaagacaacccacagaataggagcaATGTTTGCAAATAacgtatctgataagggacttgtatctagaatacataaaaaactcttaaaactgaacaacaaaaaagcaGCTTAGGTTGGTagtctggctcagggtctctcgtTGCGGTCAAGGTTGATTTggacccagaatatataaagaactcctacaactcaataataactagacaaacaatccaatttaaaaatgggcaaaggggactttcctggtggcacaatggttaagaatccgcctgccaatgcagtggacacgggttcaagccctggtccaggaagatcccacgtgccttagagcaactaagcctgtacgtcacaactactgaagtccgcgtgcctagagcccatgttccggaacaagagaagccactgcaacgagaagcccacgcaccacaacgaagagtagcttgatgcaactagagaaagcctgcacgcagcaacgaagacccaatgcagaaataaataaataaataaattttaaaaaatgggcaaaggatccgACTAGatccatgacccagcaattctactccaagagaaatggaaacatgtgtccacacaaaaacttcacatgaatgttcacagcagcattattcatcatcagcaaaaagtagaaacaaaccaaatgtctaacaatggatgaatggataaaatgtggtttatctacacaatggaatattattcagcaataaagtgtgtgtggggagaatactaatacatgctacaacatagatgaaccttgaaaacattacaatTTGTGAAAGAAGTTAGCTAAAAAGAACCACATattgtgtaattccatttatttgaaaggTCCAGAATGGGCAAATACAGAGatagattggtgattgccaggggaAGGGAGTTGGAGGAGGGAGGAATAGGGAATGACTACCAAGGGAATAGGGTTTCTTTATAGGGTgatgaaatttttccaaaatcattctcagatgattgcacaactctatgaatattCTATATAcaactaaactgtacactttaaatgggtgaattgtaagGTATGTGGAtctttaataaagctgttaataaaaaagcaaaacaaagcaaagcatgAAGACTCCCTCCATTTGGCACAGTCTAGTGGTCAACCCCAATTCCCACCATTACCTCTTAGAACGGCACTCCAATTTTTAGTTGTGCACTTTGTTGCCCAGCTAAAAGACTACATTTCTTAGCTTCCCTTATATTAGGTATGGCCATGTACAAAGTTCTAGCCCCTGAGATATAATCAGTATTTTGTGGGACTTCCAGAAGTCTTCCTTAAAGTTGAAGTCTCATGCCCTTctcacccccttcctccttcctgctgcttAAATCTGGAGTCAGGGCTGTTTAGAAAAAGTCGTCCTAGAATATGAAGATGAGTGCCACACCCTGGAGTTGGAGGAATAAAGGGTAGAAGGAGCCTAGGTCCCAGATATCTTGACAGCCACCATCTCAGCTCAACTGCCTACTTCCACACTTCTTTTATGTGAAGGAAAAATAACTGTCTTGTTTAAGGTAATATTTTTCAGGTCCCCATTACCTATAGTCAAACTAATCCTCAATAATACATACTCACTGACAAAATCATGTTGTCTGAAGGGAATGTTTCTCAAACTAGAGTGGGTGAGACAATCCATTGGGGTACATGaaggaaactaaatttttttgtctagaaaacataagaaatttagctttaaaattaaatacatgtaaACCCATAAGCATAAAGTTCCATAATGGGAAGGGCTGACGTTGTCATCATTCGTGAGTTCTCAGAACATCTGCAGTATACTGCAGTCAATATGTGCCTGGCTAAGAATATACACAGATATTATGAAATTTTAACCAACCCACAATATtatctagtaatttttaaagactttttattttcttcaaaaaagcaAATTGAGGATTATGGATAATACTAATAATGAAAGCACAATATTTAGCATATACGTAAAGGGAAAATGTGCTCAATACAATTCTTTAAACAACAGGACCACGCAATCAGACAGTACTATATAGAGACCAGCCCTTTAAGTTATAGCTCAGCACTTTGGCCATCCATTCAGCTTCTGTATCCCTCCCTCAATTTTTGCTTTGGATTCCTAATAAATATGGGACCCACTTCAAGGCCCTATACTTGGGTCACCTGTGTTTTGTCTTCCAACCAGACTGCAAGTCACCTCAGAGCAAACGACATATCTTAAATTTCTTTGCAGCCCTATGTGGTTCAGTACCTTAGTGGACATGTAGTAGGTACTAAGtaaatccaaaaacaaaacaaaaaaaaattttttaatgagaaaggaGAGATAGATTACTTCATTTTCAGTCTCCTATGAAATAATCCAGGGCATAGACACTAATGAATTTACCTCTTTAAAAGTCCTTCCTCTGTGTTCAGTCTGACTGCTAACATCTTGAAAGGATTCACAAaccattttctactttttctcatgCTCTCAAATTCATGCCAAGACTTTACCCATCTCCTCAGGCCTAACTTGGTACTGGTTTATGCCCAAAGTCAAGGAACCAGGACCTTCCAGGATGCAAACAAAATGCGTCAGGAATTTCCCTGGTTCAAAAAAAGGCTGCTATCTTTGAATAGCATCCTTCCTAGAAAGCACTCAATTCTCAAGAAACAATTCCTCTAAATCTAATGTGGTTAAggacacacaaaatgaaaatgccagGGAGCAACCAAAAAGGCTCTTGAAAATTTTCCCTGGGGAACATTTCACCCAGGAAAAGTATAAAACCATTCAGCTTCTACTGATGACAAAGACAGAAATCACAAGTGATTAtgggacaaaatgaaaatgaaaagcctACAATTACAAGGTAATTTCTGGGAAGCTAGGAGTCTGGCAATACAACCAGAGTTGTTGACAAGATGTGAAAAGTACAAACATCAGAAAATGAAACTCGCTAATTTTTCCTGAAACgacccaggaattttttttttactctagtATCTTTCCTTTCCACTTTGTTATAACCCAATATCTTTTAATGTATATGGCTTGCCAGCTTGAGAAAGGAAATCACACTGAGCTCTCTGCAGTCTATCTGCCAGATgtatcattttctatttctagacTCTGAATTGTTTCAGATATAATTCTTAAGAGCTTTGAGTAGAGGTCTATTTTTCCAGTAAGTCAGTTATATCTATTTAAGTTACCTGTAATAGTATGCAAGTgactatatttcttttaaaagttctttattattttcctcagttCAAAACCGTCAGCATAAGTTACTGTGCTACCCTCACTCAAGTCGAAAGGAGCTCTCTCATGGTGCTAAAAGGGCACAGAAAGTACCCACTCCGAGTTTATGTTCTCTGCATCACAAAACCAGCCTTTCCTCAAATCTCAAAAAACAATGTGTTCTGGCTGTGAAACAAATATCAGCAAATTACATTAAGCAGTTACtgttaacaaagaaaacaagacaacCAATATTGCAATGTATTTCCCATCCATATGTAAATAGACATGGGTGCCCAAGAAAAGCAACTGAGAGGCTACATGCAGTGTCCCATGTAATCCCACACTTAGTACTCAACAGTCACAAGAGCAGATAGATCAGTGACTCTCAGGAGCCCACACCATAGCCCTCCAGTGCAGCACCCCTTTAGAGGAGGTATGTGGAATCTGCCATCTCTTACAGGGTCTGGCATTATGAGAGGCACTCAGTGAAGAGCAGTTACTACTACTAGGGTCTCTCTCCTGCCCAGGTCTAACCTTAGGTCCTCTAGCACCTTTCAATTCATACACTATTGCCACCTGTGGTATCCCACATCCCTTTCATCTCTCCTGTCTACTGGCTCCTTCTTTCAGTCTACAATAAAGTGCAGGGTGCCCTATTCTAAAACAAGAAATCTCCACATCCATGCTTTCCTCTACTAACCTTCCTCTCTCTGATCTGTTTCAgagaaaaggtacaaatttctGCTTGCTTCATACCCACTCACTTGCTTAAATTCTTCCAATCTGCATTCTGCCCAAATTTCTACTGAAACTTTCTCAAAAGTCACTAATGACCTACCTTCACAAAATCCAGTCCTCATTCTCCTTGATATTTTTTTACCACCTCACCTTCCTATCCTTGGACCTCCTTGACAAAGTATGCTGATGTGCTGACCTCTTAAGTCTTCCGTCTCCTTAGCTACAGCCTCCACACCTAACGACTCCCTTCAAGATTGTTTTTTACCTTCACTCTCCTAATACTCTACCTATCTCTGGGGGTTTCAGTTCTTCAAGTATTACTTTTATGCACATGATTCTCAAATCTCTATCTCTGACCCAGTCCCTGTTCTCAAACTCCTGATACACCTGAACTCTGTGCTCTGCTTGCATATCAAATTCAACGTCTCCAAGACATCATCCCAACTCTGTCAAGTCTCTTCCCAGTTCCCCCAATCTTGgtgacaaaaacaaaattacactCCTAACACACTCAACTCACTGTAGAAACCCTGAGGTTAAAAGActcttttgcttcctttgttcTTCACAGTATGACTACTGTCAAGTTCTGAAGAATTCTACCCCTTCACGGGTCTCACTTCCACCACTAACACTTCCCCTTGCATTCCTACAGTCATGGTTTTCAGTTCAAGTCCTCAGTACTCCCTAcctggaaaaaagcaaaaatccaaCTGGTTTCCTCACTTCCCTTCTATCCTGCCTGTTGCAGTCAAATACTCCATTCTTAGGCCTGGGCTTCAGCCCATCTGTTTTTGCTCAAAGGTCTTTAGAAGGTCAATGCCAAAGTCAGGTCAAGACACATCAGCCTTAAACTCTACGACCCTCTAAAATTCTAACAGCAAcctattttatcttcacaacttCTCTCCATTCCTTATACACCTGATTCTGTTAACTGGCCTTGTAAAATTCCTCCACCTCAGCTCAAAGCAAtgccttctttgaaaaatgtttcccTTTCCCCAGAAAAGAACAACTCACCTGTCCATCTCAACTACCACCTTCTGTTTCAAAGCCTATTTCTGGTCCTACGGCTTCCACTCCCCAAAATGAGATGCTGCCTAAAAGTGGGGCTTTGGACTGCTCTTGGTTCTTATACGTATCAGTTCAACCACTTTTACCAGACATCCTACCTCTATGTGAGAGATGTGGCAGTTTATTTCTCTGTGCTTGACTCATATCCATTCCTGGGGTTTAAGTTCCTCCAGGACAGGGACTATGCTTCTGGCTTGGCCTATCCCTTGGAACTGTATTCCCAGCTGCATTAATGTGGCAAGAATACACTGAATGGGATCCATGTACAGAGGAATAAAAGTCTAAAGAAGGGATATGTTTCCccaaaatactgatgaaaaacCTATAgtctcagaaaactgaaattccACTCAAACTACCACAGGTCAAGCactaaaatactgaaaaagacTTAGTGTGTAATACTAACTGGACCTGGACATGTGCTGTACTCAGTAGAGAATTTCAATGACATTCCTTTGAAAAACAGACTACCAAAGTATATCAACTGAAGCTACTTCTGCCTGACTTACCACGGATGTTTTTGGAGTCTCAACATTGCAGCTTCCCCTCTGGTCTGATATACCATATATAATGTTTGCTATCTGCCTTTCAAAAGCCCCCAATTTTAAGTACATACCTCCTACTATCACTGTATTGCAACTGGATCCTTCACATCTGAAAACATCCCTGTAAAATGCTGTTAGAAAGCCAGGTAGCACCACAGCAAAGATACATGCTCTTAGTGACTACTCTTCACAGGCGTACAGTGTGCCAAGTATactgggcccag is a window of Physeter macrocephalus isolate SW-GA chromosome 18, ASM283717v5, whole genome shotgun sequence DNA encoding:
- the LOC102983352 gene encoding NADH dehydrogenase [ubiquinone] 1 beta subcomplex subunit 8, mitochondrial-like — its product is MCGVKQEGEDGSSQGGGPGSPMAAKGSPKHGADGCTDRYGDYLKLPDHSQQERDPWYDWDHPDLQLNWGEPTYWDLDMYIRNRVDMSPTPVSWNLMCKHLFGFVAFMLFIFWVRETYPTYQPVGPKQYTYNNLYLERGGNPNKEPEAVFNYEI